The genomic DNA TGTAGTTGATGTAATAGTTTCATCCTCTTCTAAGTTAAAACCAATTACCCCAGCAGAATTTCTTGATTGTAAGTTGATATCTTGAGCACCAATTTTTATTATTTTACCTTTTGAAGAAATCATTAAAATTTCATCTGTTTCTCTAATTGCTAAAAGAGATTTAAATTTTCCTGTCTTATCACTAAGCTTCATTCCTAAAACACCTTTAGCACCTCTACCAAAAATATTATATTCACTTATAAGTGTTTTTTTAACAATTCCTTTTTCTGATATAGTTGCCACACTTTCATTTTTGTAACTTGAACATGATGATACAACAAAATCATTTTTGTCTAATCCCATACCTTTTACTCCTCTAGAAGATCTAGACATTGGTCTAAAATTATTTTCATTTACTTTAATTATTTTTCCATTCAATGAAGCTATTAAAATTTCAGTACCTCCAATTGTTGGTATTACTGAAACTAGCTTATCTTCTTCATCTAGATTAATTGCAATTTTACCAAAGTTATTAATTCTGTTAAATTCTTCTATTTCAACTTTTTTAACAACTCCTTTTCGAGTTACAAAAAGTAAATATTTAAAGATATTTTTTTTATTTTTTAGGGGTAAAATCGATGTTACTTTTTCAGATGAGTTTATTCCAATAAAGTTAATTACTGGTACACCTCTAGCATTTCTAGAGAATTGTGTTATATTATAAGCTTTAATTCTATAAACTTTTCCTTCATCTGTAAAAAATAATACATCATCTTTTGTTTTACCAAATTTTGCAATTGAAATATTATCTTCATGATTATTATTTATAATGACACCTTTACCACCACGTTTTTGAGTTTTAAATTCCTCATTAGAAAGTCTTCTAATATATCCATCTTCTGATAAAGTTATTAGCATTTGACTATCTTGAATTAACTCTTCATCATCAATTTGAGTTTCATCCTCTTCAATAATTTTTGTTCTTCTTTCATCACCAAATTTATTTACTATTTCTTCAAGTTGACTAATTAGTAAATCATTTTGTTTCTCTTTTGAAGCCAAAATTTCTTCAAGTTCAGATATTCTTATTTCTATATTTTTAATATCTAATTCTACTTTTTCTCTTTCCAATCCTACTAATCTTTGTAATCTCATATCTAAAATTGCTTTGGATTGTTTTTCATCAAAACCAAAAGCTTTAAATAATTTTTGATGTGCAATTTCAGTAGTTTTTGATTCTTTTATAATTTTTATAATTTCGTCAATATGATCTAATGTAATTCTAATTGCATTTAAAATATGTAGTTTAGAATTTAATTTATTTTTTTCAAAAATACTTCTTTTAACAATTATTTCAATTTGATATTTTACATAAAATTTAATTATATCTCTAATGTTTAAAACAACAGGAATCCCATTATTTAGAGAAAGCATATTTATTGCAAAACTTGACTGCAGATTTGTATATTTATAAAGTTTTTTAATTATAAGTTGAGGATTAGAGTTTTTAGATAATTCTATAACAATTCTAATTCCTTCATAGTTAGATTCATCTCTAATATCTGAAATACCCATTATAATTTTATTTTTATAAAGTTCTACAATTTTTTCAACAACCTTTAATTTATTAGTTTGATATGGAATTTCACTAACAACAATTCTTTGATTTTTGCTAGTTTCTTCAATATCAATTTTTGACCTTATTATTAAATTGCCTTTACCGGTTCTATAACCTTCAATCATACTTTTTCCATTTGTCATTAATGCTCCTGTTGGAAAATCAGGACCTTTAATAAACTTTAAAATATCATCAATTGTCATTTGATCATCTTTTATATATGCAATAGTTGCCCCTACAACTTCTCTTAGATTATGAGGTGGAATATTAGTGGCCATACCAACAGCAATACCAGTTGCTCCGTTAACTAAAAGATTTGGAAAATAACCTGTTAAATACTTTGGTTCTCTTTCAGAAGCATCATAGTTATCAACAAATGGTACTGTTTCCATATCAATATCTTTTAATAGTAAAGATGTGATTTTTGAAAGTCTTGCTTCAGTATAACGCATTGCAGCTGCACCATCACCATCAATTGAACCAAAATTTCCATGTCCTTCAACTAATGGATATCTGTAGGAAAAATCTTGTGACATTCTAACCATAGCTTCATAAACTGATGAATCTCCATGTGGATGATATTTACCAATTACTTCCCCAACAATACGAGCAGACTTTTTATGAGGAGTATCTGATGTAATTTTTAAATCATTCATAGCATAAATAATTCTTCTATGTACAGGTTTTAATCCATCTTTTAAATCAGGAAGAGCTCTACTAACAATAACACTCATTGAGTATTCTAAAAAATCTTTTTCAACTTCACTTTTAATGTCCATTTCCAAAATACGACCGTGTTTTATTTCACTCATTTAGTTATACCTACCTATTTTTAAATATCTATATTTTCTACAAACTGTGCATTTTCAGTAATAAACTGTTTTCTTAAATCTGCATTTTCTCCCATTAAACTAGAGAAAACTTCATTTGCAAGAAATGCATCTTCAACTTTAATTTGAATCATAGTTCTTCTTTCTGGGTCCATTGTTGTTTCTCATAACTGAATAGGATCCATTTCACCAAGTCCTTTATATCTTTGAATTGTATATTTTAATTCTTTATACTTTTCTTCTTTTAATTGATCAAGTTCCAAATCATTATATGCATAGTCAAAAATATTTTTTCCATTATCAATTTTATATAATGGTGGCTGAGCAATATAAACATTTCCATTTAAAATTAATTCCTTCATATATCTATAAAAGAAAGTCAACAGTAATACTCTTATATGTGCACCATCAACATCAGCATCGGTCATAATAATTATTTTTCCATATCTTAATTTTTTAAGATCAATATCATTTTTAACACCAATTCCAACTGCTGCAATAATAGATTGAATTTCATTATTATCAAAAACTTTAGATTGTTTTACTTTTTCAACATTTAAAACTTTTCCTCTTAATGAAAGAATTGCTTGTGTTTTTCTATTTCTACCAGTTTTTGCACTACCTCCAGCAGAATCACCCTCAACAAGATATAATTCACATTCTTGAATATCTTTTGACTCACAATCTGCTAATTTTCCAGGTAATGAAAAATTATCAATTGCTGATTTTCTTCTTGTATCTTCTCTTGCTCTTTGAGCAGCTTTTCTTGCTCTTTGAGAAACTAAAATTTTCTCAATAATCTTTTTAGCATCATTTGGGTTTTTCAATAAGAATTCCTTAAATGCTTCATTTGTTATTTCTAAAACTGCTTCCTTAGCATCTGTATTAGATAATTTTGCTTTTGTTTGTCCCTCATATAAAGGATCTCTATGTCTAATTGAAACAACAGCTACAATTCCTTCTTTTAAATCATCTCAAGTAAATTTATTACCTTTAAAATTTTTTAAATCATTAGTATAAGAATTAACTGCTTTTAATAATGCACTTCTAAATCCCTCTTCGTGTGAACCACCTTCAGATGTAAAAATATTATTACAAAATGAAAATAAATTTTCGTCATATGTTTCGTTATATTGAATTGAAATTTCAACTTCAATATCATTAAAACTATTTGACATATAAAAAATTTCATCATGTACTTTTTCTTTTCCACTATTAATTTCTTTTATATAATCCTTTATTCCATCTTCAAAAATATAGCTAAGATACTTATCATTTCTTTGATCATATAAATTTAGTTTTAATTTTTTATTTAAAAAAGCTAGTTGTCTAATTTTATTTTGAATTACTTTAAAATCAAAATCTATAACCTCTTTAAAAATTCCTGGATCAGGTTTAAATTTTATAATTGATCCATTTGAATCAGAATTTCCAATTTCCTTAAGAGCAGTAGCATTTCTACCACCTTCAGAAAATCTTTGATGATAAATTTTTCCATCCCTTGAAATCATTGCTTCAACATATAATGATAATGCATTTACAACTGAAGCACCAACACCATGTAAACCACCTGAGACTTTATAAGTGGCTTCATCAAATTTACCCCCAGCATGTAAAATAGTAAAAATTGTTTCTAAAGTTGTTTTTTTTGTTTTTGGGTGAATATCAACTGGTATTCCTCTCCCATTATCTTTAATTATTATCTCATTTTGATCAGTTATAAAAATAGATATTTCATTACAAAAACCTGCTAATGTCTCATCCACAGAGTTATCCAATATTTCTCAAATCATATGATGAAGACCAGTTTTATTTGTATTTCCAATATACATTCCAGGTCTTTTTCTAACAGCTTCTAATCCTTCAAGTACTTGAATTTGATTAGCTCCATACTTATTATTTTCCATAATAAAAATACCTCTCACTTACTTTAATTATATCATTTAAGTAAGTGAAAGGTATGTACATATAAAGTTATTAATTTGAAAAC from Spiroplasma endosymbiont of Cantharis nigra includes the following:
- the gyrA gene encoding DNA topoisomerase (ATP-hydrolyzing) subunit A, which gives rise to MSEIKHGRILEMDIKSEVEKDFLEYSMSVIVSRALPDLKDGLKPVHRRIIYAMNDLKITSDTPHKKSARIVGEVIGKYHPHGDSSVYEAMVRMSQDFSYRYPLVEGHGNFGSIDGDGAAAMRYTEARLSKITSLLLKDIDMETVPFVDNYDASEREPKYLTGYFPNLLVNGATGIAVGMATNIPPHNLREVVGATIAYIKDDQMTIDDILKFIKGPDFPTGALMTNGKSMIEGYRTGKGNLIIRSKIDIEETSKNQRIVVSEIPYQTNKLKVVEKIVELYKNKIIMGISDIRDESNYEGIRIVIELSKNSNPQLIIKKLYKYTNLQSSFAINMLSLNNGIPVVLNIRDIIKFYVKYQIEIIVKRSIFEKNKLNSKLHILNAIRITLDHIDEIIKIIKESKTTEIAHQKLFKAFGFDEKQSKAILDMRLQRLVGLEREKVELDIKNIEIRISELEEILASKEKQNDLLISQLEEIVNKFGDERRTKIIEEDETQIDDEELIQDSQMLITLSEDGYIRRLSNEEFKTQKRGGKGVIINNNHEDNISIAKFGKTKDDVLFFTDEGKVYRIKAYNITQFSRNARGVPVINFIGINSSEKVTSILPLKNKKNIFKYLLFVTRKGVVKKVEIEEFNRINNFGKIAINLDEEDKLVSVIPTIGGTEILIASLNGKIIKVNENNFRPMSRSSRGVKGMGLDKNDFVVSSCSSYKNESVATISEKGIVKKTLISEYNIFGRGAKGVLGMKLSDKTGKFKSLLAIRETDEILMISSKGKIIKIGAQDINLQSRNSAGVIGFNLEEDETITSTTLEWNKGE
- the gyrB gene encoding DNA topoisomerase (ATP-hydrolyzing) subunit B, yielding MENNKYGANQIQVLEGLEAVRKRPGMYIGNTNKTGLHHMIWEILDNSVDETLAGFCNEISIFITDQNEIIIKDNGRGIPVDIHPKTKKTTLETIFTILHAGGKFDEATYKVSGGLHGVGASVVNALSLYVEAMISRDGKIYHQRFSEGGRNATALKEIGNSDSNGSIIKFKPDPGIFKEVIDFDFKVIQNKIRQLAFLNKKLKLNLYDQRNDKYLSYIFEDGIKDYIKEINSGKEKVHDEIFYMSNSFNDIEVEISIQYNETYDENLFSFCNNIFTSEGGSHEEGFRSALLKAVNSYTNDLKNFKGNKFTWDDLKEGIVAVVSIRHRDPLYEGQTKAKLSNTDAKEAVLEITNEAFKEFLLKNPNDAKKIIEKILVSQRARKAAQRAREDTRRKSAIDNFSLPGKLADCESKDIQECELYLVEGDSAGGSAKTGRNRKTQAILSLRGKVLNVEKVKQSKVFDNNEIQSIIAAVGIGVKNDIDLKKLRYGKIIIMTDADVDGAHIRVLLLTFFYRYMKELILNGNVYIAQPPLYKIDNGKNIFDYAYNDLELDQLKEEKYKELKYTIQRYKGLGEMDPIQLWETTMDPERRTMIQIKVEDAFLANEVFSSLMGENADLRKQFITENAQFVENIDI